The Persephonella atlantica region TTTATTATCAGAAATTTTTCCCTCTTATCTTCTCCATATATGTCTGAAAGCATAGAAAACTCCCCACCTTTTACTGAAAAATCAATTATATAGTAAAATAAACCTTGAGAGGTGGAGATGAGTATAAAAGGAAAAAATATTCTTATAACCGGCAGCGGCAGAAGGATAGGTAAGTATCTGGCCTACTCTCTTGCAAAAGAAGGAGGTAACATTGTCCTCCATTACCGTTCTTCAGAGAAAGAGGTAAATCAGTTAGAAGAGAAGATAAAGGAAACTGGCGCAAATGTAATCAAGATAAAAGCAGATCTTGAAAATATAGAAGAAATCAAAAAGCTGATTTCTGAAAGCATTGGAAGATTTGGTGGGATAGATGTCCTTATAAACAATGCATCTATATACTATCCAACAAAGCTGTATGAAGCAAAAGAAGAGGACCTTGACAGGTTTTACGCAGTACATGTAAAAGCTCCATTTTTTCTCTCCAGAGAGCTTGGTAAAATTATGTATGAAAAAAGGTGGGGAAGGATAATAAACATAGCAGATTACAGTGCCCTCAGACCTTACAGGGACTTTACCCCATATTCTATATCAAAGGGAGCAATGCTTACGATGACAAGGGCATTTGCAAAGGAACTTGCTCCGTACGTTCTTGTAAATGCTGTCCTTCCAGGTCCTATAATTCCTGCAGAGGATCTTGAGGATACTGACAAACCTCTGGAAAAGACTGTTCTAAAAAAGTGGGGAGGAGAAATAGAGGTTTACAAAGCTGTAAAATACCTTATAGAAACTGAGTTTACAACAGGAGCTTTTATTCCTGTAGAAGGAGGAAGACTGATTTGCTGAATGATAGTCTAACATTTTTAGGAACTGGAGGGGGAAGAGTAGTAGTATTCAGACAGATAAGACACTCAGGGGGAATGTGGCTTAATATAGATGGAGTAAACATACTTATAGATCCGGGACCAGGCAGTCTTGTCAGAATTTTTGAAAGGGGATTTGATACAAGAGATATTGATGTTATTGTTGTTTCCCACAGACATCTTGACCACTGTGCAGATCTTAACTCTGTCGTTGAGTCTGCGTCAGAAAGTAAGAAAAATCCTAAAGATATGCTTGTATGTCCATCAGATGTTGTTGAAGGGGAAGACCCTATTCTCCTGAAATATCTAAGGAAAGCTTTAAGGGAATATAAATATATAGGGGAAAATGTGGAAATCCCATACAAAAATATAAAGATTTTAGGAACAGTTAAACATATTCATCAGGGAGCCGAAACCTATGGAATAGAGTTCCATTCAAAAAACAAAAAGGTTATTTACGTTCCCTGTGGCAGATTTTACGAAGGAATGCTTGAGGGCTACTCAGAAAATGCAGACCTTATGGTTTTTAATACCACTTTCCCTGTCAAGACAGAAGGCTACTATCATCTGTCTGCCCAGGATGTGGAAGTTATGTTACACAGGTACAAACCTAAAAAAGCTGTGATCACCCACTTCAGTATTGCCATGCTTAAAGCAGATCCAGAGAAGATAGCAGCAAGACTTTCAAGGAAGACAGGGCTTCCTGTAATTGCAGCTTACGATGGAATGAGAATTGATTTTTAGGAGCCTGAAATGAAAGGAATAATAATAGGTGGCGGGATAATAGGTCTTTCAATAGCAAGAGAACTAAGGAAAAATGGGTATGAAGTTACGGTAATTGAGATTTACCGTGTTGGAAGAGGAGCTTCATGGAGTGCCGGTGGTATGCTTGCTCCCCAGTCAGAAGGATTAAATCCTGGTACTTTCCTTGATTTCTGTCTTGAAAGCAGAGATATGTATGAAACTTTTGTCCGTTCTATTCAGAGAGAGACAGAAATAGATGTTGGATACTGGAAGTGTGGAATACTCTGTCCTGCCTTTTCTGAAGAAGAAGAGGAAGAGCTAAAAGAGAGAATAAAGAGATATGCAGATATGGGGCTGGAAGGAAAATGGATTGACAGAGATACATTGGAAGGTTTCTACAACTCTTTAGGAAAAGACATAAGAGGAGGAGCTCTCTTTCCAGAAGATGCTCAGGTTGACAACAGACTTCTTATGGTTGCCCTTGAGAAGTACGCCAGAAGTAGAGGGATTCAGCTTCTTGAATTTACAGAAGCATCTGAGATTATAGAGGAAAACGGCAGGTTTGTTGCTGTTCAGACAAAAAAAGGAATTGTTGAAGGGGATTTCTGTGTAATAACAGCAGGTGCATGGTCTGATCATTTTATAAAAAGTCATGTATTTCCTATAAAAGGAGAGATGGCAGCGATAGACATCACAAAAAGGGATATTGACAGGGTAATCTTTGGTTCAAGGGCTTACCTTATACCACGGAAAGACTACAAAAGGCTTGTAATTGGAGCAACTGAAGAGATGGTAGGGTTCGCAGATGGGAATACAGTAAAAGGACTGATGCATCTCTTCAGAGGTCTTGAAGATACTCTTCCCTATCTAATTAACAGGAATGTTCAGGAAACATGGTTTGGTTATAGGCCTGCCACACCTGACCTTTTGCCTGTTCTTGGTAAAACAGAGATTGAAAACCTTTATATTGCTACTGGACATTACCGGAACGGTATTTTGCTTGCTCCAATAACAGCGAAAGTAATGTTTGAACTTATAGATAAAGGCGTTGAAAGCCACTACCTGAAAGAATTTTCCATAAACAGGTTCAACAATGGGTAGGTTGGACTCTGTCAGGCCTTTTATTGTTATGGATATTGTGAGAGAGGCTTCCCGTTATGAAGATACTGTTCATTTTGAGATAGGAGAACCAGACCTTCAACCTCCACCCCTTGTATGGGAATATGCTGAAAAGGCAGTAAAAGACCGACTTAACCATTATACACAGAGCCTTGGTCTTCAACAACTTAGAGAAAAAATATCAGAGCATTATTACTACAGATACAATCTTGAGATAGACCCCTCAAGAATAGTGATAACAGTAGGAACATCAGGTGCTTTTCTTATTGCCTACTCTATACTGCTGGACAGGAGAGACCGTATTGCTCTTCCTGACCCTTCATATCCCTGTTATAAAAATTTTGCCCATCTGCTGGATGTCCAGCCTGTTTTGGTTCCGGCAGGTAAAGACACAGATTACCAGCTAACTGCCCGTAAACTATCTGAACAAAAGGATATTAAGGCTGTCCATATATCTTCTCCATCAAACCCTGTTGGAAACATCTACTCAAGAAAAGTATTACAGGAGATAGCAGAATACTGTGAACAGAATAACATATATCTGATATCTGATGAAATTTATCACGGTCTTGTGTACGAAGGTGAGGAAGATACAGCCCTTAAGTTTTCAGATAAAGCAATAGTTATAAATGGTTTTTCTAAATATTTCTGCATGCCGGGATTCAGGCTTGGATGGATGATTCTTCCTCCACAGCTTGTAAGAAAAGCTGAGATTGTTATGCAGAATGTTTTTATTTCCCCGCCTACAATCAGTCAGTATGCTGCCCTTGGAGCATTTGATTACGACCATCTGCAAAAAAATAAAAAAATATTTGAAGAAAGAAGGAACTTCCTGTATAAGGAACTGGAAGAGATATTCCAGATAGATGCAAAACCTCAAGGGGCATTTTATATCTGGGTTAACATAGAAAAATATTCAGACAACTCATTCCTTTTTTCTAAACAACTACTTGAAGATATCCATGTGGCTGTAACACCGGGAATTGATTTTGGAAAGAATGAAACAGAAAAATATATAAGGTTTGCATACACAAAGGATGTAGAACATATGAAGGAGGGACTGGAAAGACTAAAAAATTATCTTCTTTAACCACATATTCTGCACTTACCTTTCAGGTGAGCTTCCACCTCTTCAGGAAATTTCCTGAGAACATCAGAAACCGCATTGGGA contains the following coding sequences:
- a CDS encoding SDR family NAD(P)-dependent oxidoreductase codes for the protein MSIKGKNILITGSGRRIGKYLAYSLAKEGGNIVLHYRSSEKEVNQLEEKIKETGANVIKIKADLENIEEIKKLISESIGRFGGIDVLINNASIYYPTKLYEAKEEDLDRFYAVHVKAPFFLSRELGKIMYEKRWGRIINIADYSALRPYRDFTPYSISKGAMLTMTRAFAKELAPYVLVNAVLPGPIIPAEDLEDTDKPLEKTVLKKWGGEIEVYKAVKYLIETEFTTGAFIPVEGGRLIC
- a CDS encoding MBL fold metallo-hydrolase; this translates as MLNDSLTFLGTGGGRVVVFRQIRHSGGMWLNIDGVNILIDPGPGSLVRIFERGFDTRDIDVIVVSHRHLDHCADLNSVVESASESKKNPKDMLVCPSDVVEGEDPILLKYLRKALREYKYIGENVEIPYKNIKILGTVKHIHQGAETYGIEFHSKNKKVIYVPCGRFYEGMLEGYSENADLMVFNTTFPVKTEGYYHLSAQDVEVMLHRYKPKKAVITHFSIAMLKADPEKIAARLSRKTGLPVIAAYDGMRIDF
- the thiO gene encoding glycine oxidase ThiO yields the protein MKGIIIGGGIIGLSIARELRKNGYEVTVIEIYRVGRGASWSAGGMLAPQSEGLNPGTFLDFCLESRDMYETFVRSIQRETEIDVGYWKCGILCPAFSEEEEEELKERIKRYADMGLEGKWIDRDTLEGFYNSLGKDIRGGALFPEDAQVDNRLLMVALEKYARSRGIQLLEFTEASEIIEENGRFVAVQTKKGIVEGDFCVITAGAWSDHFIKSHVFPIKGEMAAIDITKRDIDRVIFGSRAYLIPRKDYKRLVIGATEEMVGFADGNTVKGLMHLFRGLEDTLPYLINRNVQETWFGYRPATPDLLPVLGKTEIENLYIATGHYRNGILLAPITAKVMFELIDKGVESHYLKEFSINRFNNG
- a CDS encoding pyridoxal phosphate-dependent aminotransferase gives rise to the protein MGRLDSVRPFIVMDIVREASRYEDTVHFEIGEPDLQPPPLVWEYAEKAVKDRLNHYTQSLGLQQLREKISEHYYYRYNLEIDPSRIVITVGTSGAFLIAYSILLDRRDRIALPDPSYPCYKNFAHLLDVQPVLVPAGKDTDYQLTARKLSEQKDIKAVHISSPSNPVGNIYSRKVLQEIAEYCEQNNIYLISDEIYHGLVYEGEEDTALKFSDKAIVINGFSKYFCMPGFRLGWMILPPQLVRKAEIVMQNVFISPPTISQYAALGAFDYDHLQKNKKIFEERRNFLYKELEEIFQIDAKPQGAFYIWVNIEKYSDNSFLFSKQLLEDIHVAVTPGIDFGKNETEKYIRFAYTKDVEHMKEGLERLKNYLL